From the genome of Nicotiana sylvestris chromosome 2, ASM39365v2, whole genome shotgun sequence, one region includes:
- the LOC104247980 gene encoding uncharacterized protein encodes MATLQKFKLLATQCAVAGSPTRSPTTSPVIHLRRRKTLRMLLSRNRRLPRREVCSPDRHRDSPEKGKELVVSHKLKDLFVSSPPSFESTLSGNTRQGLSPATSGAGGGISAGSAVRRIGLRSLRPLSATFRQRLLRRAWRPVLVSIPE; translated from the coding sequence ATGGCTACTTTGCAGAAATTCAAGCTTCTTGCAACTCAATGTGCAGTAGCAGGAAGCCCAACGAGGAGCCCAACAACAAGCCCAGTTATTCACCTCCGCCGACGGAAGACTCTACGTATGCTTCTCAGCCGTAACCGTAGGCTGCCTCGCCGGGAAGTCTGCTCGCCGGATCGGCACCGAGATTCGCCGGAGAAGGGGAAGGAACTGGTTGTCAGTCACAAGCTGAAGGACTTGTTTGTTTCATCGCCTCCCTCCTTTGAAAGCACACTTTCGGGGAATACGAGACAAGGACTCTCGCCGGCAACCTCCGGTGCCGGTGGCGGTATTAGTGCGGGGTCAGCTGTTCGGAGAATTGGGCTACGTTCGCTCCGACCATTATCGGCGACTTTCCGGCAACGGTTACTTAGGAGGGCTTGGCGACCTGTACTTGTGAGCATACCTGAGTAA
- the LOC104247982 gene encoding zinc finger BED domain-containing protein RICESLEEPER 1-like has protein sequence MCIIDYFREWGLQKIFTVIVDNSSNDVTVEKLSDKLDDWGTNSMNGQYQHSPTRLRKFQECCESENFVKKFLCLDVPTRWNSTYLMLSRAIEYERAIKEYSDHAGLSRYLMFDAILDGKPVGMLTRTDWDDVKRIAQFLEIFYNLTLKVSGSLYVTSNAHFLEIGQVSIYLNRLITTEDELLSEMTSRTIIEKEVHTYMSSLFNEYVSKSVSKDTGGKVSTSLPNSSFSTMETSTPGLGKLLDEIRKHKAVSGGVDSKTELEKYLVEDHESERSDFDNLAWWKANSPRFPILAKMDRDVLAIPISSVASESAFSTGGRILDQFRSSLTLKLVETLILLILAKKLPPTMFARVCLKLGRNYAISCIGVPILTKDVTGKIIHVDFFMYNILVVILSLFLRMFDVMFDATM, from the exons ATGTgtattattgattattttcgtgAGTGGGGTTTGCAAAAGATTTTCACTGTCATAGTTGACAATAGTTCAAATGATGTGACCGTCGAGAAGTTGTCTGACAAATTAGATGATTGGGGAACCAATTCCATGAATGGTCAATACCAGCAC TCTCCTACTAGGTTGAGGAAGTTTCAGGAATGTTGTGAAAGTGAAAATTTTGTCAAGAAGTTTTTATGCTTAGATGTTCCTACAAGGTGGAATTCCACCTACTTGATGTTGAGCAGGGCTATTGAATATGAGCGTGCAATTAAAGAATATTCTGATCATGCCGGCTTGTCACGTTATCTTATGTTTGATGCTATTTTAGATGGAAAGCCTGTAGGTATGcttacaagaactgattgggatGATGTAAAGAGAATTGCACAATTTCTTGAAATATTTTATAATCTCACTTTGAAGGTGTCCGGATCACTTTATGTAACATCAAATGCCCATTTTCTTGAAATTGGTCAAGTTTCTATTTACTTAAATCGATTAATAACAACTGAAGATGAACTTTTGAGTGAGATGACATCAA GGACAATTATTGAAAAAGAGGTTCATACTTATATGAGTTCATTGTTTAATGAGTATGTCTCTAAGTCGGTTTCAAAAGATACTGGTGGTAAAGTTTCTACCTCTTTGCCAAACTCTTCATTCAGCACAATGGAAACTTCAACTCCTGGTTTAGGTAAACTTTTAGATGAAATAAGGAAACATAAAGCTGTAAGTGGAGGTGTAGATTCTAAAACAGAATTGGAAAAGTATCTTGTAGAAGATCATGAAAGTGAAAGATCGGACTTTGATAACTTGGCTTGGTGGAAGGCGAACTCACCTAGATTTCCTATTCTTGCTAAGATGGATCGAGATGTGCTTGCTATTCCTATTTCAAGTGTGGCATCTGAAAGTGCATTTAGTACAGGAGGGCGTATTCTTGATCAATTTAGGAGTTCATTAACTCTTAAATTGGTTGAAACTCTA ATTTTACTAATCTTGGCAAAGAAGCTTCCACCGACGATGTTTGCTAGAGTTT gTTTAAAGCTTGGTAGAAACTATGCGATCAGTTGCATAGGGGTACCTATTTTGACAAAAGATGTCACTGGGAAGATCATTCATGTTGACTTCTTCATGTACAATATTCTTGTGGTCATATTATCACTATTTTTGAGGATGTTTGATGTGATGTTCGATGCAACAATGTAG